A region from the Triticum urartu cultivar G1812 chromosome 1, Tu2.1, whole genome shotgun sequence genome encodes:
- the LOC125508809 gene encoding thioredoxin-like protein YLS8 translates to MSYLLPHLHSGWAVDQAILAEEERLVIIRFGHDWDETCMQMDEVLSGVAETIKNFAVIYLVDITEVPDFNTMYELYDPSTVMFFFRNKHIMIDLGTGNNNKINWAMKDKQEFVDIVETVYRGARKGRGLVIAPKDYSTKYRY, encoded by the exons ATGTCCTACCTGCTGCCACACCTGCACTCGGGATGGGCGGTGGACCAAGCCATCCTCGCCGAGGAGGAGAGGCTGGTCATCATCCGCTTCGGCCACGATTGGGACGAGACATGCATGCAG ATGGATGAAGTGCTATCAGGTGTGGCTGAGACCATAAAGAACTTTGCAGTGATCTACCTTGTTGACATCACCGAGGTTCCTGATTTCAACACCATGTACGAGTTGTATGACCCGTCCACGGTGATGTTCTTCTTCCGGAACAAGCACATCATGATTGATCTTGGGACAGGAAACAACAACAAGATCAACTGGGCCATGAAAGACAAGCAAGAGTTCGTCGACATTGTGGAGACTGTGTACAGGGGAGCCCGGAAGGGCCGTGGTCTGGTGATTGCTCCAAAGGATTACTCCACCAAGTACCGTTACTAA
- the LOC125532702 gene encoding ataxin-2 homolog, with translation MKYSDPAMPIYAAIKVEEEDQEGVAIANFGTAGQVRGGQQDCMAIFRNPAPPPQVQPPRPPPPAPAQCQWNKRLATGPPPGFPGVCQPPQKRHQSGPQPPHRQHQVQPQQRQYQAPAQQAQRQYQAPPAQAQQAQRQYQARPPQTQQYQAAAPQAQPPQKQYPPPQPRRQQAAQGQSLQQQYQAQPRQMQYPPAPTQAQSPQMQYQQPEPAQAQAPQMQYQPAPTQAQPPGMQYQPAPSPSARQHAPTPAAQHAPSSSRPRLQPRAAAKPASAFKKPSVVCGVCDVRCMTAVHLKQHEKGRKHRNKVGCAAGEMNVWCDVCSVTLLTKLNVKEHYSGKPHLQRASRSSAKGNRAT, from the exons ATGAAATACTCCGATCCCGCAATGCCGATCTATGCGGCCATCAAGGTGGAAGAGGAAGACCAGGAGGGGGTTGCCATTGCCAACTTTGGTACGGCAGGCCAGGTGCGCGGCGGCCAACAGGACTGCATGGCCATCTTCAGGAACCCCGCTCCTCCCCCACAG GTGCAGCCGCCGCGGCCACCTCCACCTGCACCTGCACAATGCCAGTGGAACAAGAGGCTGGCTACCGGACCGCCTCCAGGCTTCCCCGGCGTGTGCCAGCCGCCACAGAAGAGACACCAGTCTGGGCCGCAGCCACCGCACAGGCAGCACCAGGTGCAGCCACAACAGAGACAGTATCAGGCGCCGGCGCAGCAAGCACAGAGGCAGTATCAGGCGCCGCCGGCGCAGGCGCAGCAGGCGCAGAGGCAGTATCAGGCGCGGCCACCGCAGACGCAGCAGTACCAGGCGGCGGCGCCGCAGGCACAGCCACCGCAGAAGCAATACCCGCCACCACAGCCTAGGCGGCAGCAGGCGGCGCAAGGGCAGTCACTGCAACAGCAATACCAGGCGCAGCCGCGGCAGATGCAGTACCCGCCGGCGCCGACGCAAGCGCAATCACCGCAGATGCAATACCAGCAGCCGGAGCCTGCGCAAGCGCAAGCCCCGCAGATGCAGTACCAGCCGGCACCGACCCAAGCGCAACCACCGGGGATGCAGTACCAGCCGGCGCCGTCGCCGAGCGCGCGGCAGCACGCTCCCACACCTGCCGCTCAACACGCCCCGTCCAGCAGCAGGCCCCGACTTCAGCCGAGGGCGGCGGCCAAGCCGGCGTCCGCGTTcaagaagccctccgtggtgtGCGGCGTGTGCGACGTGCGGTGCATGACGGCGGTTCACCTCAAGCAGCACGAGAAGGGGAGGAAGCATCGGAACAAGGTGGGCTGCGCCGCCGGGGAGATGAACGTGTGGTGCGACGTCTGCTCCGTGACCCTGTTAACCAAGCTCAACGTCAAGGAGCACTACTCCGGCAAGCCGCATCTCCAGCGGGCCTCACGCTCCAGTGCCAAGGGCAACCGAGCAACCTGA